The Fibrobacter sp. UWP2 DNA segment AAGAGCATGAAACTACTTGACAATGAAGCGCTAATAGCCTAGATTTACACCAGTTGGAGACCTGGATTTTCAACTAAAAAAGGGACAAATTCGTCGTCACCGCAAGCAGTGAAAATAGCGGCAGCGCCGAGAGCGGCAATAAGAGCGAGTTTTTTCATCTTTGTTTCCTTTTTTTTAGATGTTATGTTGTAACAATTGTGAAAGAAAATATAATTTCAAACGAATTTAAAAGTAAAGAAAATTTCAACAAAAAGAAGAAAACCCCCTTTTTAAGGAAAAAAGGGAAATTTACAAACGAAAACAAATGTTTACAAAATGGCGAATGTGGACTTTGCGGCTTCCAAAGTGCGGTCAATGTCCTCGTCCGTGTGGGCAGCACTCACAAAAACCGCCTCAAACTGGCTCGGAGCGAGGTAAATCCCGCGGTCGAGCATGCCGAGGAAATACCGGCGGAACAAGTCCAGGTCGCTTTTTTGCACATCCGCAAAGCATTGGACGGGGGTCTCGGTAAAGAAAACGCACCCCATGGAACCCACCTGGTTGGTCGCAACAGGAATTCCGGCAGACTTTGCCGCATCGGCAATCCCGGCGAGAAGCTTTTTGGTGTTCGCCTCGGCACGTTCGTAGTATTCGGGATGTGCAACCAGTTCACGCATGGTAGCAAGACCCGCCGCCATGGCAACCGGGTTCCCTGAAAGCGTTCCCGCCTGGTAAATACCGCCGAGCGGTGCAATCTGCTGCATCACGTCCAAGCGGCCGCCGTATGCACCTACGGGCATGCCGCCACCGATAATCTTCCCGAAGGTCGTGAGGTCGGGTTTGATGCCATAAAGCCCTTGCGCGCAATGAATACCCACGCGGAAACCCGTCATGACCTCGTCTACAATCAGGAGCGCGCCGTGCTTCTTGGTCTCCTCGGAGAGCGCCTGCAAAAATTCGAGCTTGGCAGGCACCACACCCATGTTGCCCGCCACCGGTTCCACGATGACACCTGCAATCTCGTCGCCAATCTTGTCGAAGAGTTCCTTCACGCCCGCCACGTCGTTGTACTGGAGCGTAAGCGTGTACTTCGCGAGGTCGGCAGGCACGCCCTTACTGCTCGGCTTTCCCGTCGTGAGCATGCCCGAACCCGCCTTGATGAGCAGGCTGTCGCTGTGGCCGTGGTAGCAGCCCTCGAACTTCACAATCTTGTCGCGGCCGGTAAAACCGCGGGCGGCACGGATGGCGCTCATCGTCGCCTCGGTACCCGAGTTCACCATGCGGATCATCTCGACGCTTGGCACAAGACTCATCACGAGCTTCGCGAGTTCCGATTCCAAGCCGCAGGGCGCACCGAAACTGAGTCCGTTCTTCGCGGTATCTGCAACGGCGGCAAGCACGGCATCGTGGGCGTGTCCCAAAAGCATCGGACCCCAGCTGCCCACGTAGTCGATGTACTCGTTTCCGTCCACGTCAAAAATATGGCTGCCCTTCGCGCGGGCAATAAACGGAGGGGTCGCGCCGACGTTCCCGTAGGCACGAACAGGACTGTTCACACCGCCCGGCATGAGCGTCTTGGCTTCGGCAAAGAGTATTTCGCTAACGGAGTGGTTCATACCAATCCCTTTTCCAGCGCTTCCTTCGCGTGGTAGGTGATGATGATGTCGGCGCCCGCACGGCGGAAGGCGATGAGCGTTTCGCGGATAATCGCGTTCTCGTCAATCCAGCCCTTTTGCGCGGCAGCCTTCACCATGGCGTATTCGCCACTCACGTTGTACACCGCCACAGGGACGTCGCTCATCTCGGCGGTCGCACGCAAAATATCGAGAAAGGCAAGACCAGGCTTCACCATCACGATGTCGGCCCCCTCTTCCATGTCGAGCGCCACCTCGTGCAAGGCCTCGCGGGCGTTGCGCACATCCATCTGGTATGTTTTACGGTTACCAAAATGCGGTGCAGAATCCGCGGCATCGCGGAAAGGTCCGTAAAAGGCGCTCGCGAACTTCGCGCTGTACGCCATGATCGGGGTGTTGCAAAATCCGTTCTCGTCCAGCTTTTCGCGAATTGCCGCAACACGACCATCCATCATGTCGGAAGGAGCCACCATGTCGGCACCCGCCTGCGCATGCGAAAGGGCAGTCTTCGCCAGGAGTTCAAGCGTCGGGTCGTTGTCCACGTCGCCATCCTTCACAATTCCGCAATGGCCGTGGCTCATGTATTCGCAAAGGCACACATCGGTAATCACGTACAAATCGGGGAACTTCTGCTTGAGGGCGCGCACCGCACGCTGCACAATGCCGTTCTCGGCGTAAGCCTCGCTCGCCATTTCGTCCTTGTGGTGCGGGATGCCGAACAGGAGGACACTCTTGAGCCCGAGCGTCCCAAATGTCGAGACTTCCTTGAGAAGTTCGTCGACCGAAAAGCGGTACTGGCCCGGCATCGACGGAATTTCTTCCTTGACGCCCTCCCCCTCGACCACGAACATCGGGTACACGAGGGAATCAGGGTTAATCGCAGTTTCCGCAACCATGTTGCGGATGGTTTCATTCTTGCGTAAGCGGCGTGGACGGTTAATCATAATGCCCTAATATAAAAAAAGGCCGGCAAGCCGGCCTTTCCCCTTTTTGAAATTTCTTATTTCACAGCATCTTCGGATCCCGGAGGAACAATCAGGAATGCTTCGCTGTATTGAATGGACAAGTCCATGCCCGGATTATTCGTGACGAAGACATAGGCTCGGGCGACCTTCAGGTTATCGATTTTTTCAGTCATCGTGGCCGTCATGGTATTCCCCACAACCTTGGCATCCTTAATCTCCCAATTATTGTTATTCCATTGCTCCGGAAGATTGTCTTCTGCTGATTCAATCGCATGTACCGGGTACTGCCCTATCGCAAGGGTCGGGTATTCCATTTCTTCGGTATAGAACTGTCCCTCGCTCAAAGTCACCTTGATCGTAAAGGTAGCCAGGTACTGCTTGTCATTTATCTTATTCTGTTCCCATGTAGGTTCAGAAATTTCGAACGTGGCGATGGTAGAAGCTTTCGCCTTGGAACCCTCTATAATCTTTTTTGCCCATCCCAGCTGTTCTGCCGTACCATCGGCATCGTCCATGTCATGATTTCCCTGTTGTACAGTCACTTTGTCCGCCTCGGGTACACCCGTTTTGACCAAAGTAAATGTCAATGACACATTTTCGTACTGGGTAATCGTGAACTTGCCGTTTTTCACTTCGATGGGCATGTCCCATTCTTCCGCATGGATTTGCACAACGGCATTCGCAAAGTCGTCGATATTGCCTTCCCATGTGCCTTCGCCGGCAATCGCATTCTCGTATGTAGCGACATTGTTGCTCATCAGGATTTTCTGATCCGTGGCAACGAACGAACCGTCGTCAAACAAAAAGATGGCTTCGACAAACCCTATCTGCCTGCCCTTGTCATTCACAGAGACCTTATCCGAAACATACCAGGCAACGACCTTGTCCGCATCGTAGCCTTCGGGGAAGAATGCCGTTACCTCCGAGGTTTCTTCAGGGTCTTTGGGATCGTCCTTAGGGTCATCTTTCGGATCTTCCTTAGTTTCCCCCGACTTGCTCGCCTTCGGCACGTTGGAATCCATCAAGGTAAATTTCATGGATTCACCGCCTTCCGGGGCAATTGTGAAGACGCCATCCTTGATTTCAAACCGCATGATATCTCCGTCTATCGCGATTTCAAACGAACCATTCTCGAAATCCTCCTGCGAGCCAGCCCATTCTCCTTCGGCCGCTACACCCTTGGAAGAAGTCACGCCATCCGGTTTGATCTTCACCTTGCTTTCCGTAGCGACAAAGGTGCCATCCTTGAACAGGAAAACGGCATCGACATAAATCTTGGTACGGTCCTTTTCGACGTCCGTTGTCACCTCAGTCGCAAACCACGCCACGACATCGTCAGCCTTGTAGCCTTCAGGGAAGAACGGCGCAAGGGTGTCGGCAATGGCCTGGGCATCGACGGTGCCTCCGTTATTATCGGAAGTGTTTTTACCACCGTTTTCAGAAGCGTTGGCTACAGAATCGGAAGAGCTGTCTCCGCAGCCAACCATCATCCCCATGGACAGGGCAAAAGCAAGGAATAGACCTTTTTTCATACCAGGACTCCTGTTGTTATAATTTTATTACAAAAAAAAACTACCATTATTTAATGGCAGTAGGTATAAAAAAAACGGACTATTGTCCAAAACGTGATTTTAATCACACTTCGTTTTTATTTAAAATCGCGTTCGACCTGTTCGAGGCCCTCGGCCCATTCGGTCTGGATTTTCTGCTTGAGCTTCTTGGCGAGCGCGGGGGCGCGGCCCTGCGTAGAGACCGTTACCGCGATATTTTCGCCAAAATCCATACGGGCAGGCACGATGAAATCGCCATCGAGGTAGTCACAGGCGTTGTTGACCAGGATGCGGCGGGCGCGGGCGTCGTTAGAAACCTGCGCGTTTACGGCGGGCTGATCGGTGCAGATAAAGACCATGAAGATGCCGCGGAGGTCGAGCGGCTCGTAGGGACGGTTTTTCAGGGTAATCGATGAGGCCGATTCGCCGGAC contains these protein-coding regions:
- the hemL gene encoding glutamate-1-semialdehyde 2,1-aminomutase, encoding MNHSVSEILFAEAKTLMPGGVNSPVRAYGNVGATPPFIARAKGSHIFDVDGNEYIDYVGSWGPMLLGHAHDAVLAAVADTAKNGLSFGAPCGLESELAKLVMSLVPSVEMIRMVNSGTEATMSAIRAARGFTGRDKIVKFEGCYHGHSDSLLIKAGSGMLTTGKPSSKGVPADLAKYTLTLQYNDVAGVKELFDKIGDEIAGVIVEPVAGNMGVVPAKLEFLQALSEETKKHGALLIVDEVMTGFRVGIHCAQGLYGIKPDLTTFGKIIGGGMPVGAYGGRLDVMQQIAPLGGIYQAGTLSGNPVAMAAGLATMRELVAHPEYYERAEANTKKLLAGIADAAKSAGIPVATNQVGSMGCVFFTETPVQCFADVQKSDLDLFRRYFLGMLDRGIYLAPSQFEAVFVSAAHTDEDIDRTLEAAKSTFAIL
- the hemB gene encoding porphobilinogen synthase, which gives rise to MINRPRRLRKNETIRNMVAETAINPDSLVYPMFVVEGEGVKEEIPSMPGQYRFSVDELLKEVSTFGTLGLKSVLLFGIPHHKDEMASEAYAENGIVQRAVRALKQKFPDLYVITDVCLCEYMSHGHCGIVKDGDVDNDPTLELLAKTALSHAQAGADMVAPSDMMDGRVAAIREKLDENGFCNTPIMAYSAKFASAFYGPFRDAADSAPHFGNRKTYQMDVRNAREALHEVALDMEEGADIVMVKPGLAFLDILRATAEMSDVPVAVYNVSGEYAMVKAAAQKGWIDENAIIRETLIAFRRAGADIIITYHAKEALEKGLV